The proteins below are encoded in one region of Buttiauxella gaviniae:
- the recD gene encoding exodeoxyribonuclease V subunit alpha, which translates to MKMSELLQSAVEQKLLRALDSQFAMMIASDEQPAVMLAAALVSHDAGEGHVCIPLSRLSPEFCFAGRQPDLAAQLFAQAGIETEWREALLASPAVSEHDGATPLKLIGERLYLNRMWQNEQSVARFFGEENRAISLDETKVISVLNQLFEPMAETDWQKVAAAVALTRRISVISGGPGTGKTTTVAKLLAALVQLSDAKPLRIQLAAPTGKAAARLTESLGSALRRLPLDDEQKAALPDDACTLHRLLGAQPNSQRLRYHAGNPLHLDVLVVDEASMVDLPMMAKLINALPAHARVIFLGDRDQLASVEAGAVLGDICHYVTHGYSPARAAELSQLTGYSLPAGDGNQASVLRDGLCLLQKSYRFDSRSGIGQLAFAVNASDAKRSKALFTQGFGDITKQPLRETDDYAAMIADAVEGYRPYLELMRNQAEPAAILEAFGRYQLLCALRDGPFGVSGLNHRIEQALIQKRLIERPNQAASRWYNGRPIMISRNDSALGLFNGDIGIALDRGEGLRVWFPMPDGSIKSVQPSRLPGHDTAFAMTVHKSQGSEFDHAALVLPNQFTAVVTRELVYTAITRARNRLSLYADDRVLDKAIVTKTERRSGLMESFS; encoded by the coding sequence ATGAAAATGTCTGAGCTTTTACAGTCGGCAGTCGAGCAAAAGTTATTGCGTGCCCTGGATTCGCAGTTCGCGATGATGATTGCCAGCGACGAACAGCCTGCCGTGATGCTTGCCGCCGCATTGGTCAGCCACGATGCGGGCGAAGGCCATGTGTGCATTCCTCTTTCACGTCTTAGCCCGGAATTCTGTTTTGCCGGACGACAGCCAGATTTGGCGGCACAACTCTTTGCTCAGGCTGGAATAGAAACGGAATGGCGCGAGGCGCTGCTTGCATCGCCTGCGGTCAGTGAGCATGACGGGGCCACGCCGTTGAAGCTGATTGGGGAACGGCTCTATTTGAACCGGATGTGGCAAAACGAGCAGTCGGTCGCGCGTTTTTTTGGCGAGGAAAACCGCGCGATATCGCTGGATGAAACCAAAGTCATTAGCGTGCTGAATCAGCTTTTTGAACCTATGGCCGAGACCGACTGGCAGAAAGTGGCGGCAGCCGTGGCGCTGACGCGACGCATTTCGGTGATTTCTGGCGGGCCAGGTACCGGCAAAACGACAACCGTCGCTAAGCTCCTCGCCGCCCTGGTTCAGCTTTCAGATGCCAAACCTTTACGTATCCAGTTAGCGGCGCCGACCGGTAAAGCGGCGGCGCGTCTGACGGAATCATTAGGTTCGGCGTTACGCCGATTGCCGCTCGATGATGAACAAAAAGCTGCGTTACCTGACGATGCGTGTACGTTGCACCGATTATTGGGCGCGCAGCCCAATAGCCAGCGCCTGCGTTATCACGCCGGGAATCCGCTGCATCTTGATGTGCTGGTGGTTGATGAAGCCTCAATGGTGGATTTACCGATGATGGCAAAACTGATCAACGCGCTGCCCGCGCATGCGCGGGTTATCTTCCTCGGTGACCGCGATCAGCTGGCTTCGGTAGAAGCGGGGGCGGTGCTCGGGGATATCTGCCATTACGTTACGCATGGATATTCGCCCGCAAGGGCGGCAGAGTTAAGCCAACTGACGGGGTATTCACTTCCCGCAGGAGATGGAAATCAGGCAAGCGTGCTGCGTGACGGGCTTTGCCTGCTGCAAAAAAGTTACCGTTTTGATAGCCGTTCCGGTATCGGGCAACTGGCATTTGCGGTGAATGCCAGTGACGCAAAACGCTCTAAAGCCCTATTCACGCAAGGTTTTGGTGATATTACGAAGCAACCGCTGCGAGAGACGGACGATTACGCCGCGATGATTGCGGATGCGGTAGAGGGTTATCGGCCATATCTGGAGTTAATGCGTAATCAGGCGGAACCCGCGGCTATTCTCGAAGCATTCGGACGTTACCAGCTCTTATGCGCGTTGCGGGACGGCCCGTTTGGCGTTAGCGGCTTGAACCATCGTATCGAACAGGCGCTGATTCAAAAACGGCTGATTGAACGGCCAAATCAGGCGGCATCGCGCTGGTATAACGGCAGGCCCATTATGATTTCCCGTAACGATAGCGCGTTGGGCCTGTTCAACGGCGACATTGGTATCGCCCTGGATAGAGGCGAGGGGCTGCGGGTATGGTTCCCGATGCCGGATGGTTCCATCAAATCCGTGCAGCCGAGCCGTTTGCCGGGCCACGACACCGCTTTTGCCATGACGGTTCACAAGTCGCAGGGTTCGGAGTTTGACCACGCGGCACTGGTGCTGCCCAATCAATTTACCGCCGTGGTTACGCGTGAACTGGTTTATACGGCGATTACGCGTGCGCGAAATAGATTATCTCTGTATGCCGACGATCGGGTGTTAGATAAGGCGATAGTGACGAAGACCGAACGGCGGAGCGGATTGATGGAGAGTTTTAGCTAG
- the recB gene encoding exodeoxyribonuclease V subunit beta, whose amino-acid sequence MTGTTQPLDPLSLPLTGERLIEASAGTGKTFTIAALYLRLLLGLGGENAHPRPLSVEELLVVTFTQAATEELRGRIRANIHELRIACIRNRTENPLFQNLLAEIPDLQQAAQILRLAEQQMDEAAIFTIHGFCQRMLSLNAFESGMLFEQQLIEDESLLRRHACADFWRRHCYPLPKPVAQVMADEWAGPDELLRDINSWLQGEQPVLKQPPADDETLLARHQKIIDAIEDVKAQWRACADEIAQILNVAKIDRRSYSSKNLPNWLNIVGTWAQSETTTYKLPEQLERFSQSMLDEKTKEGQPPQHPIFRAINSLLGEPLTLRDLVIARAMAEIRYTVQQEKRRRGELGFDDMLTRLDEALRKPGGDALAAAIRGRFPAAMIDEFQDTDPQQYRIFRRLYLNQPDTALLLIGDPKQAIYAFRGADIFTYMKARREVSAHYTLDTNWRSSPMMINSVNTLFQQLDNPFLFQQIPFLPVKAAEKNSGLRFTFKGKTQAALSLWVKPGDGCGVSDYQQTMAMQCAQQIRDWLSAGQRGEALLWKGEKSRPVQSSDITILVRSRGEASIVREALGALNIPSVYLSNRDSVFATPEAREILWILQAVLAPEIETALRSAVATSMLGLDARMIEALNNDENAWDRLVEEFSEYRQIWLRRGVMPMLRALIAHRQVAENLLATPGGERRLTDILHISELLQEESAQTDSEHALVRWLAQQVAEPDNNAASQQLRLESDRHLVQVVTIHKSKGLEYPLVWLPFIANYRAQSSGLYHDRSTFSPLLDLSDDAESLSLAEEERLAEDLRLLYVALTRSVWHCSLGVAPLFKGNRAKKGNSDLHLGALGYLLQKGEAKDAAGLQACLMELAGESISVEEPESEDHTPWKPVSADRPELSARKMKRYVVDTWRVTSYSGLQQHGGSQALDLLPRLDVDAAGVAPVQSEPLLTPHTFPRGAGPGTFLHSLFEGIDFTQPLDDVWIAQHLASQGFGEEWQPIITQWLQAILQAPLNETGVSLNQLTPQEKQVELEFYLPIESDLQATDLDALVREYDPLSASCPPLNFRQVRGMLKGFIDLVFRWQGRYYLLDYKSNWLGEDSSAYTPEAMAGAMQSHRYDLQYQLYTLALHRYLRHRIPDYDYQRHFGGVIYLFLRGIENNGSPQGIFSTCPDVQLITKMDALFACKTDEVTP is encoded by the coding sequence ATGACCGGAACTACGCAGCCTCTTGATCCCCTAAGTTTACCTTTGACGGGGGAGCGACTGATTGAAGCCTCTGCCGGTACCGGAAAAACGTTCACCATTGCGGCGCTGTATCTGCGTTTGTTGCTTGGCCTGGGTGGGGAAAATGCCCATCCCCGGCCTCTTTCCGTTGAAGAATTACTGGTCGTAACCTTTACTCAGGCCGCGACTGAAGAGCTCCGAGGCCGTATTCGCGCCAATATTCATGAGCTGCGTATCGCCTGTATACGCAATCGCACGGAAAATCCCCTGTTCCAAAACTTGCTGGCAGAAATCCCTGACCTTCAGCAGGCTGCCCAAATTCTGCGACTCGCCGAACAGCAAATGGACGAAGCCGCCATTTTCACCATCCATGGTTTTTGCCAGCGCATGCTTAGCCTGAATGCTTTTGAATCGGGCATGCTGTTTGAACAACAGCTCATTGAAGATGAATCGCTGTTACGCCGCCACGCATGTGCGGATTTCTGGCGACGCCATTGTTACCCATTACCTAAACCTGTTGCCCAGGTTATGGCGGATGAATGGGCGGGGCCTGATGAACTGCTCCGGGATATCAACAGTTGGCTGCAAGGCGAACAACCGGTTCTGAAACAGCCCCCGGCCGACGACGAAACGCTGCTCGCCCGTCATCAAAAAATCATCGACGCAATTGAGGATGTGAAAGCACAGTGGCGTGCCTGCGCGGATGAAATTGCGCAGATCCTGAACGTGGCTAAAATAGATCGCCGCAGTTACAGCAGTAAAAACTTACCTAACTGGCTGAATATCGTCGGTACATGGGCGCAGTCAGAAACCACAACCTACAAATTGCCCGAGCAATTAGAGCGCTTTTCTCAGTCGATGCTTGATGAGAAAACCAAAGAAGGGCAGCCGCCGCAACATCCTATTTTCAGAGCGATTAACAGCCTGCTAGGCGAACCGCTGACGCTGCGTGATTTAGTTATCGCCCGTGCGATGGCTGAAATCCGCTATACCGTGCAGCAAGAAAAACGCCGCCGTGGCGAGTTAGGTTTTGACGATATGCTGACTCGCCTTGATGAAGCGTTACGCAAACCTGGCGGTGATGCACTTGCTGCTGCGATTCGTGGCCGGTTCCCGGCGGCAATGATCGATGAGTTCCAGGATACCGATCCGCAGCAATATCGCATTTTCAGGCGCTTGTATCTCAATCAGCCAGATACGGCGCTCCTGCTTATCGGTGATCCAAAACAGGCTATTTACGCATTCCGTGGCGCGGATATTTTTACCTATATGAAAGCCCGCCGCGAGGTAAGTGCCCACTATACGTTGGACACTAACTGGCGCTCATCGCCGATGATGATAAACAGCGTAAATACTCTGTTCCAACAACTGGATAATCCTTTCTTATTTCAGCAAATTCCCTTCTTGCCCGTGAAAGCGGCGGAGAAGAACAGCGGCCTGCGTTTTACTTTTAAAGGAAAAACACAGGCGGCGCTGTCTCTTTGGGTTAAGCCCGGCGATGGATGTGGTGTAAGTGATTACCAACAAACCATGGCGATGCAGTGTGCCCAGCAGATTCGTGACTGGCTGAGTGCCGGGCAGCGCGGCGAAGCATTGCTTTGGAAAGGTGAAAAATCTCGCCCGGTGCAGTCTTCAGACATTACGATTTTGGTGCGTAGCCGCGGCGAAGCATCCATTGTGCGCGAAGCGTTGGGCGCCCTGAATATTCCCTCGGTCTATCTCTCAAATCGTGACTCGGTATTTGCCACACCGGAAGCCCGTGAAATCCTGTGGATTTTACAGGCGGTGCTGGCACCTGAAATAGAAACCGCGCTGCGTAGTGCTGTCGCAACCAGTATGTTAGGCCTCGATGCCAGAATGATTGAGGCGTTAAACAATGACGAAAATGCCTGGGATCGATTGGTCGAAGAGTTTTCGGAGTATCGCCAAATTTGGCTCCGCAGGGGTGTGATGCCCATGCTACGGGCGTTGATCGCACATCGCCAGGTCGCCGAAAACCTGCTGGCGACACCGGGCGGCGAGCGGCGTCTTACCGATATTCTGCACATCAGCGAATTGTTGCAGGAAGAGTCCGCGCAAACCGACAGCGAACACGCTTTGGTTCGTTGGCTGGCGCAGCAGGTGGCTGAGCCTGATAACAACGCAGCCAGCCAACAACTGCGTCTCGAAAGCGATCGGCATCTGGTTCAGGTCGTAACTATCCATAAATCCAAAGGGCTGGAATATCCGCTGGTCTGGTTGCCATTTATTGCTAATTACCGTGCGCAGAGCAGCGGCCTGTACCACGACCGCTCAACCTTTTCGCCGTTACTGGATTTAAGCGATGATGCGGAAAGCCTGAGCCTTGCGGAAGAAGAACGTCTGGCTGAAGATTTACGTCTGCTGTATGTAGCGTTGACGCGCTCCGTCTGGCATTGCAGCCTCGGTGTCGCTCCGTTGTTTAAAGGAAATCGCGCCAAAAAAGGGAACAGCGATCTCCATTTGGGCGCGCTCGGCTATCTTCTGCAAAAAGGTGAGGCGAAAGATGCGGCGGGGTTGCAGGCGTGCCTGATGGAACTGGCCGGTGAGTCAATCAGCGTCGAAGAACCTGAGTCGGAAGATCACACCCCATGGAAACCGGTGAGTGCAGACCGGCCTGAACTCAGCGCCCGGAAGATGAAAAGGTACGTTGTAGATACCTGGCGCGTGACCAGTTACTCCGGCTTGCAGCAGCATGGTGGTAGTCAGGCGTTAGATTTATTGCCGCGTCTGGATGTGGATGCCGCAGGTGTGGCACCGGTGCAAAGTGAGCCATTACTTACGCCGCACACCTTCCCGCGTGGTGCAGGGCCTGGCACATTCTTGCATAGCCTTTTTGAAGGGATTGATTTTACTCAGCCGCTGGATGACGTCTGGATTGCACAGCACCTGGCGTCTCAAGGTTTTGGTGAAGAGTGGCAGCCGATTATCACGCAGTGGTTGCAGGCAATTTTACAGGCTCCGTTGAATGAAACAGGCGTGTCGCTAAACCAGTTAACGCCTCAAGAAAAACAGGTCGAGTTGGAATTCTATCTGCCGATAGAGAGTGATTTGCAGGCCACAGATTTAGACGCCCTGGTGCGCGAATATGACCCGCTCTCAGCCAGTTGCCCGCCGTTAAATTTCAGGCAGGTGCGCGGCATGTTGAAAGGTTTTATCGATCTTGTGTTCCGCTGGCAGGGGCGCTATTACCTGCTGGATTACAAGTCCAACTGGCTAGGCGAAGACAGCAGCGCTTATACCCCGGAAGCGATGGCGGGTGCGATGCAATCCCATCGCTATGACCTGCAATATCAACTCTATACGCTGGCGCTACACCGTTATCTGCGCCACCGTATTCCTGATTACGATTACCAGCGCCATTTCGGCGGCGTTATTTATCTTTTCTTGCGTGGGATTGAAAACAACGGTTCGCCGCAAGGGATATTTTCGACATGCCCTGATGTGCAATTGATTACAAAAATGGATGCGCTTTTTGCCTGCAAAACGGATGAGGTCACGCCATGA
- the ptrA gene encoding pitrilysin, with product MPKCSTWLKPLFLLVALWAPLSQADTGWQPIQETIRKSEKDNRQYQAVRLDNGMTVLLVSDPQAVKSLSALVVPVGSLEDPDDHLGLAHYLEHMTLMGSKKYPEPDSLSEFLKKHGGSHNASTATYRTAFYLEVENDALEGAVDRLSDAIAEPNLAPEYAERERNAVNAELTLARARDGMRMAQVSAETINPAHPGSRFSGGNLETLRDKPGSKLLDALVAFRDKYYSANLMKAVIYSNKPLPELAKIAVETYGRVPNKNIERPVIDVPVVTEAQKGIVIHYVPALPRKVVRVEFRIDNNSDKFRSKTDELIGYLIGNRSNNTLSDWLQKQGLADSIRADSDPLVNGNSGVFAISVSLTDKGLAQRDEVVAAIFSYLNKLRETGVDKSYFDELAHVLDLDFRYPSITRDMDYVEWLADTMLRVPVEHTLDAVNIADQYDPAAIKSRLDMMTPQNARVWYISPKEPHNKMAYFVEAPYQVDKITPQVFDTWQQKAAAIKLELPRLNPYIPDDFTLVKPDKTYSHPELLVKEPGLRVLYMPSHYFASEPKADVTMVLRNPQAMDSAKNQVLFALNDYLAGIALDELSNQASIGGIGFSTNANSGLMVNANGYTQRLPQLFEALLKGYFSYTPTEEQLEQAKSWYAQMMDSAEKGKAYDQAIMPVQMVSQVPYFQREIRRALLPTLTLKDVLEYREVLKTNAKPEFLVLGNMSADQAKDLAHRVQSQLGTKGNEWCRNKDVLVDKQHLAMFEKTGSSTDSALAAVYVPKGYDEMASTAYSSMLGQIIQPWFYNQLRTQEQLGYAVFAFPMSIGRQWGIGFLLQSNDKQPAYLYQRFKAFYPIAEQKLRNMSAEDFAQLQQGMITEIMQAPQTLSQEASQLSKDFDRGNLDFDSRDKVVAEIKKLTPQKLADFFHQAVIEPQGMAVLSQVSGSHNGKAEYAAPDGWKTWKEVSGLQQSLPQVDAK from the coding sequence ATGCCTAAATGCAGCACCTGGTTAAAACCGCTTTTCTTGTTAGTTGCTCTTTGGGCACCATTAAGTCAGGCAGACACGGGTTGGCAACCTATCCAGGAAACTATCCGTAAAAGTGAGAAAGACAATCGCCAATATCAGGCTGTGCGCCTTGATAACGGCATGACGGTTCTGCTGGTTTCTGATCCGCAGGCTGTTAAGTCATTGTCTGCGCTGGTGGTGCCTGTTGGATCCCTTGAAGATCCTGACGACCATCTTGGCCTGGCTCACTACCTTGAACACATGACGCTGATGGGCTCCAAAAAATATCCCGAGCCGGATAGCCTGTCAGAATTCCTCAAAAAGCACGGTGGCAGCCATAACGCCAGCACCGCGACCTACCGCACCGCATTTTATCTCGAAGTGGAAAATGACGCGTTGGAAGGAGCGGTAGATCGCTTGTCGGATGCTATCGCTGAGCCAAACCTTGCCCCTGAGTATGCCGAGCGTGAACGTAACGCGGTGAACGCCGAGCTGACCCTGGCCCGCGCTCGTGACGGTATGCGTATGGCGCAGGTTAGTGCAGAAACCATTAACCCAGCGCACCCTGGTTCGCGTTTTTCTGGCGGGAATCTGGAAACTCTGCGTGATAAACCGGGTAGTAAATTGTTGGATGCGCTGGTGGCTTTTCGGGATAAATACTATTCCGCGAACCTGATGAAAGCGGTTATTTACAGCAATAAGCCTCTGCCTGAACTGGCTAAAATTGCTGTAGAAACTTATGGTCGCGTGCCGAATAAAAATATCGAACGGCCTGTTATTGATGTGCCGGTTGTGACCGAGGCGCAAAAAGGCATCGTCATTCATTATGTGCCAGCGCTGCCGCGTAAAGTGGTCCGCGTTGAATTTCGCATCGACAATAATAGCGATAAATTCCGCAGCAAAACGGATGAGCTAATTGGCTATTTGATTGGCAACCGTAGCAACAATACGCTCTCTGACTGGCTGCAAAAGCAGGGGCTTGCAGACAGCATTCGTGCTGATTCTGACCCGTTGGTGAATGGGAATAGTGGCGTGTTCGCCATTTCTGTCTCGTTAACCGACAAAGGCCTCGCACAGCGGGATGAAGTGGTTGCCGCTATATTCAGCTATTTGAATAAATTGCGTGAAACGGGCGTTGATAAAAGCTATTTCGATGAACTGGCTCATGTGCTGGATCTCGACTTCCGTTATCCGTCGATTACTCGTGATATGGATTACGTTGAATGGTTAGCTGACACCATGCTGCGTGTTCCTGTCGAGCATACGCTGGATGCCGTAAACATTGCCGATCAATACGATCCCGCAGCGATTAAATCCCGTTTGGATATGATGACGCCGCAAAATGCTCGCGTTTGGTATATCAGCCCGAAAGAGCCTCACAACAAAATGGCCTATTTTGTCGAAGCCCCTTATCAGGTCGACAAAATTACCCCGCAGGTATTTGATACCTGGCAGCAAAAAGCAGCGGCCATCAAGCTGGAGTTGCCGCGGTTGAACCCGTACATTCCTGACGACTTTACGTTGGTAAAACCTGACAAAACCTATTCTCATCCAGAGCTGCTGGTGAAAGAACCGGGATTACGCGTGCTGTATATGCCAAGTCACTACTTTGCCAGCGAACCTAAAGCTGATGTGACCATGGTGCTGCGTAACCCGCAGGCGATGGACAGTGCAAAAAATCAGGTGCTGTTTGCCTTAAATGACTACCTGGCGGGCATTGCCCTCGACGAGCTCAGTAATCAGGCTTCCATCGGCGGAATTGGTTTTTCGACCAACGCTAACAGCGGCTTAATGGTGAATGCCAACGGTTACACCCAACGTTTACCGCAGCTTTTTGAAGCGCTGTTAAAAGGGTATTTCTCTTATACACCGACGGAAGAACAGCTTGAGCAGGCGAAGTCATGGTATGCACAGATGATGGATTCTGCTGAAAAAGGCAAAGCCTACGATCAGGCGATTATGCCTGTACAAATGGTGTCGCAGGTGCCGTATTTCCAGCGTGAAATACGCCGGGCATTATTGCCAACGCTGACCTTAAAAGACGTGCTCGAATATCGTGAAGTATTAAAAACCAATGCGAAACCTGAGTTTTTAGTCCTGGGTAATATGTCTGCGGATCAGGCTAAAGATCTGGCGCATCGGGTACAAAGCCAGCTTGGTACCAAAGGGAATGAGTGGTGCCGCAATAAAGACGTGCTGGTGGATAAACAACATTTAGCGATGTTCGAAAAAACGGGGAGCAGCACTGACTCAGCATTAGCCGCGGTTTATGTACCGAAAGGTTATGACGAGATGGCGAGTACGGCTTATAGCTCAATGTTGGGGCAGATCATTCAGCCGTGGTTCTACAACCAGTTGCGCACACAGGAACAGTTGGGCTATGCGGTATTTGCCTTCCCAATGTCGATTGGCCGTCAATGGGGAATCGGCTTCTTATTGCAAAGCAATGATAAGCAACCGGCCTATTTGTATCAGCGTTTTAAAGCGTTTTACCCAATCGCTGAGCAAAAATTACGTAATATGAGTGCGGAAGATTTCGCGCAGTTGCAGCAAGGAATGATCACCGAAATAATGCAGGCGCCGCAAACTTTGTCTCAGGAAGCCTCGCAATTGAGCAAAGATTTTGATCGTGGAAACCTGGACTTTGATTCGCGTGATAAAGTAGTCGCCGAAATTAAAAAGTTGACCCCACAAAAACTGGCCGATTTCTTCCACCAGGCGGTGATTGAACCGCAGGGAATGGCTGTCCTGTCGCAAGTTTCTGGTAGCCACAATGGTAAGGCAGAGTATGCCGCTCCGGACGGTTGGAAAACCTGGAAGGAGGTCAGCGGATTGCAACAATCGTTACCACAGGTAGACGCTAAATAA